In the genome of Opitutia bacterium KCR 482, one region contains:
- a CDS encoding NADH-quinone oxidoreductase subunit N translates to MEGISFEWASVSTEATLAVFAALILCMSAVASDRGAKWISLFAMFGFVAALAVEVFAPFGASSFGGALGGKSVFGVFAIACALLSALMGFQYFAKGARGRNEFFSILMICAAALILFVRSNNLMFAFVSLECATICLYIMAAWSRDVPASVEAAAKYLVIAGVSGAMFLLGIAFVYGASLAVGRNLLVFENFTLGLVHPMFLTGIIFVAGSALFKVAAFPFQFWSPDVYQGSPTPVSAFFAVVSKAAGIVFVGKICMSLDFASIGLADLQNKAVLAMSIVAGATIVVGNLGGITQVNVKRLTAFSGISNAGYMLVLVCAVLKYASLADFFMPVLYFYLAAYMFANYAVFFVVNGFEGCDDSDQTLADYRGLARKSPVMSGTLIVNLSSLAGIPPTAGFFGKVLVIVTAWNAQLYWLTGIMIAGSVVSIYYYFAWLRSSLDSADGGERKLDANPLFYPTMVALSVATVALGLGGILYFYGI, encoded by the coding sequence ATGGAAGGTATATCTTTTGAATGGGCGAGCGTCTCGACGGAGGCGACTCTTGCGGTTTTCGCCGCGTTGATTCTGTGCATGTCGGCGGTTGCCTCCGACAGGGGCGCGAAGTGGATTTCGCTGTTTGCGATGTTCGGCTTTGTGGCGGCTCTCGCCGTGGAGGTTTTCGCGCCGTTCGGGGCGTCGTCGTTCGGCGGCGCGTTGGGCGGCAAGTCGGTGTTCGGCGTGTTCGCGATTGCGTGCGCGCTGCTCTCGGCGTTGATGGGCTTCCAGTACTTCGCAAAAGGCGCGCGCGGCAGAAATGAGTTCTTCTCAATCCTCATGATTTGCGCGGCGGCTCTTATTCTCTTTGTGCGCTCGAACAACCTGATGTTCGCGTTCGTGTCGCTCGAATGCGCCACAATCTGCCTGTACATCATGGCGGCGTGGAGCAGGGACGTTCCCGCGAGCGTCGAGGCGGCGGCGAAATACCTCGTGATTGCGGGCGTCAGCGGCGCGATGTTCCTGCTGGGCATTGCGTTCGTCTACGGCGCGTCGCTTGCGGTCGGAAGAAACCTGCTTGTGTTCGAAAACTTCACCTTGGGGCTTGTCCACCCGATGTTCCTTACCGGCATAATTTTTGTGGCGGGCAGCGCGTTGTTCAAAGTGGCGGCGTTCCCGTTCCAGTTCTGGTCGCCCGACGTTTACCAAGGCTCGCCGACGCCCGTTTCGGCGTTTTTCGCGGTCGTTTCGAAAGCCGCGGGAATAGTGTTTGTCGGCAAAATCTGCATGTCGCTCGACTTCGCGTCGATTGGGCTTGCCGACCTCCAAAACAAGGCGGTCTTGGCGATGTCGATTGTCGCGGGGGCTACGATTGTCGTCGGCAATTTGGGCGGCATAACACAGGTGAACGTCAAGAGGCTGACGGCGTTTTCGGGCATATCGAACGCGGGCTATATGCTCGTGCTCGTCTGCGCGGTTCTCAAATACGCGTCGCTTGCCGACTTCTTTATGCCCGTCCTCTACTTCTATTTGGCGGCGTACATGTTCGCAAACTACGCGGTTTTCTTTGTCGTAAACGGCTTCGAGGGCTGCGACGACTCGGACCAGACTTTGGCGGACTACCGCGGACTCGCGCGGAAAAGCCCCGTCATGTCGGGCACGCTGATTGTAAACCTTTCGTCGCTTGCGGGCATTCCCCCGACGGCGGGCTTCTTCGGCAAGGTGCTTGTAATCGTGACGGCGTGGAACGCGCAGCTCTACTGGCTTACGGGCATAATGATTGCGGGTTCGGTGGTTTCAATCTACTACTACTTCGCGTGGCTTAGGTCGTCGCTCGATTCGGCGGACGGCGGAGAACGGAAGCTCGACGCAAACCCGCTCTTCTACCCCACAATGGTTGCGCTCTCCGTCGCGACCGTCGCTCTGGGACTCGGCGGCATTCTTTATTTCTACGGAATATAA
- a CDS encoding tetratricopeptide repeat protein, which yields MSISAKSFFVAVLLLAAGLAAADVPSAREMCGVLDFDRANVESITSETVAELSARAQKRDYDALVSLGVCRLLGLGTQKDARRAAGDFLAAAFAGNPYGMFAYAVCMSEGDGVPQYEKGAVDFWERAAKKGCPNALNRLGVCHFKGGAADFDPAKAVELFKKAAELGSNRAKVSLARAHLEGVGVEKNPAEARRLLEDAARAGNVVAQNNLGVYYIEGMGGNVDEFAAFRCFELAAKKKYPPAMLFLGMAYLQGAGVAADGARGFALVREAAELGNAEAQNNLAVCYANGYGVQPNAASAFDWYRKSAENGYAIAQNNLADCYFNGAGCGENKAEAVRWYRRAAFQGDVSAQSNLGYCYLEGIGIGKSAADAIKWLKKAADAGDVSAQSNLGTCYINAVGVERNVSEAVKYLKLAADKGDAQAMGNLGACYFNGIGVEKNTLKGADLLRRAAKAGNDEARKALYRIRGYEH from the coding sequence ATGTCAATCTCGGCGAAATCGTTTTTTGTTGCGGTGCTGCTGCTTGCCGCGGGGCTTGCGGCGGCGGACGTTCCGTCTGCCCGCGAAATGTGCGGCGTCTTGGACTTCGACCGCGCGAATGTCGAAAGCATTACTTCCGAAACCGTTGCCGAACTTTCCGCCCGCGCCCAAAAGCGCGACTACGACGCCCTCGTATCCCTCGGCGTCTGCCGCCTCCTCGGCTTGGGCACCCAAAAGGACGCCCGACGCGCCGCGGGCGATTTCCTTGCCGCCGCCTTCGCGGGAAATCCCTACGGAATGTTCGCCTATGCCGTTTGCATGTCGGAGGGCGACGGCGTTCCGCAGTACGAAAAGGGGGCTGTCGATTTTTGGGAGCGGGCGGCGAAAAAGGGCTGTCCGAACGCGCTCAACAGGCTAGGCGTCTGCCATTTCAAGGGCGGCGCGGCGGATTTTGACCCCGCCAAGGCAGTCGAGCTGTTCAAAAAAGCGGCGGAGCTTGGCTCGAACAGGGCGAAGGTTTCGCTTGCGCGCGCGCACCTCGAAGGCGTGGGGGTGGAGAAAAATCCAGCGGAAGCCCGCAGGCTTTTGGAGGACGCCGCCCGCGCGGGAAATGTCGTGGCGCAGAACAACCTCGGCGTCTACTACATTGAGGGCATGGGCGGAAATGTGGACGAGTTCGCCGCGTTCCGCTGCTTCGAGCTTGCCGCCAAGAAAAAATATCCGCCAGCCATGCTTTTCTTGGGAATGGCGTATTTGCAGGGCGCGGGGGTCGCCGCCGACGGCGCGCGCGGCTTCGCCCTTGTGCGCGAGGCCGCAGAGCTTGGCAACGCCGAGGCTCAAAACAACCTCGCGGTCTGCTACGCAAACGGCTACGGCGTGCAGCCCAACGCGGCTTCGGCGTTCGACTGGTACAGGAAGTCCGCCGAAAACGGCTACGCCATTGCCCAGAACAACCTTGCCGACTGCTATTTCAACGGCGCGGGTTGCGGCGAAAACAAAGCCGAGGCAGTGAGATGGTACAGACGGGCGGCGTTTCAGGGCGACGTTTCGGCGCAGAGCAATTTGGGATACTGCTACCTTGAAGGAATCGGGATAGGCAAGAGCGCGGCGGACGCAATCAAATGGCTGAAAAAGGCGGCGGACGCAGGCGACGTATCGGCGCAGAGCAATTTGGGGACGTGCTATATCAACGCGGTCGGCGTCGAGCGCAATGTTTCGGAGGCTGTAAAATATTTGAAGCTTGCCGCCGACAAGGGCGACGCGCAGGCGATGGGCAACTTGGGCGCGTGCTATTTCAACGGAATCGGCGTAGAAAAAAACACCCTAAAAGGCGCGGATTTACTGCGCCGCGCGGCGAAAGCCGGCAACGACGAAGCCCGCAAAGCCCTTTACAGAATAAGGGGATACGAGCATTGA
- a CDS encoding beta-agarase, with the protein MKFGKTTVFAAVFAPLAAFAAELTLFDSAKDSAVVENGAVVAKTHEGLVVSYSEKPEPLGGVAIDGNWDLSKYSALKFEIENLGKGDIPLIIVAQNAKPDWGKRTGFQQIYLPLSSGKTLEMPLASLFRGEVYDTVKDFRKMRGNPFSMFTNNVDVSKIERVRVYVRYPKSSDKWRLKKITAEDSSTYKAPAWFGMPKEKFFPFIDKYGQFIHKEWKDKIHSDADFAAERKKEAEYFEKHAGAPDRDKWGGWKDGPQLAATGRFRIEKVGGKWWLVDPDGKLFWSHGAVRVSPSSGITPLDGRKFYFKDLPAKDDAFAQFYYTHDELLRPYYEKRGIKETYDFSAANLRRKYGADWLEKFADICHKRFKSWGLNTIANSSDKRVYMQNRTPFIERFEIKSPELSGSEGWWWSFRDPFNPKFRENIRKNLADRKDELSDPWCIGLFVDNELDWGHPDSHAVWTLLSPADCVAKSVFAADLRKKYGTVENLNAVWGSKFPSWEDFLKVCAKPPKGAYDDCVAFSEKVIEEYYKVIRDEVKAAEPQLLYMGCRFGGVPKYNPQAMYIGAKYCDVISYNIYRDTLDELSLPAGIDKPIMIGEFHFGALDRGKFHTGLVAKNTQEERAQAYFNYVESALKHPQVIGTHWHQFADQATTGRFDGENFQVGFTDICDTPYWETVDKVREIGYKMYKVRSGKEK; encoded by the coding sequence ATGAAGTTCGGAAAAACAACTGTATTTGCGGCGGTGTTTGCGCCCCTAGCGGCATTTGCGGCGGAGCTTACTCTTTTCGATTCCGCAAAAGATTCCGCCGTTGTCGAAAACGGCGCCGTAGTTGCGAAAACTCACGAAGGTCTGGTTGTTTCTTATTCCGAAAAGCCCGAACCGCTGGGCGGTGTCGCGATTGACGGCAACTGGGATTTGTCGAAATATTCCGCGCTCAAATTCGAAATCGAAAACCTCGGCAAGGGCGATATTCCGCTTATCATTGTCGCGCAGAACGCCAAGCCCGACTGGGGCAAGCGCACGGGCTTCCAGCAGATTTACCTGCCGCTCTCTTCGGGCAAGACGCTCGAAATGCCGCTTGCGTCGCTTTTCCGCGGCGAGGTTTACGACACGGTAAAGGATTTCCGCAAAATGCGCGGCAACCCGTTCTCGATGTTCACAAACAATGTGGACGTTTCTAAAATCGAGCGCGTGCGCGTGTATGTGCGCTACCCGAAAAGCTCGGACAAATGGCGTTTGAAGAAAATCACCGCGGAGGATTCGTCGACGTACAAAGCTCCCGCGTGGTTCGGCATGCCGAAGGAAAAATTTTTCCCGTTCATAGACAAATACGGGCAGTTCATTCACAAGGAATGGAAAGACAAAATCCACTCCGACGCCGACTTCGCCGCCGAAAGAAAAAAAGAGGCGGAGTATTTCGAAAAGCACGCCGGCGCGCCCGACCGCGACAAATGGGGCGGCTGGAAAGACGGTCCGCAGCTTGCGGCGACTGGGCGTTTCCGCATAGAAAAAGTCGGCGGCAAATGGTGGCTTGTAGACCCCGACGGAAAGCTGTTCTGGTCGCACGGAGCGGTTCGCGTGTCGCCGTCGTCGGGAATCACGCCGCTCGACGGGCGCAAATTCTACTTCAAAGACCTTCCCGCAAAGGACGACGCCTTTGCCCAATTCTACTACACTCACGACGAGCTTCTCCGCCCCTACTATGAAAAGCGCGGCATAAAGGAGACCTACGACTTCTCCGCCGCGAACCTCCGCCGCAAATACGGCGCGGACTGGCTCGAAAAATTCGCCGACATCTGCCACAAACGCTTCAAAAGCTGGGGCTTGAACACGATTGCCAACAGCTCCGACAAGCGCGTATACATGCAGAACAGAACGCCGTTCATCGAGCGTTTCGAAATCAAATCTCCCGAGCTTTCGGGCAGCGAGGGTTGGTGGTGGAGTTTCCGCGACCCCTTCAACCCCAAGTTCCGCGAAAACATACGCAAGAATCTTGCCGACAGAAAGGACGAGCTTTCCGACCCGTGGTGCATAGGTCTGTTTGTGGACAACGAGCTTGACTGGGGGCACCCCGACTCGCATGCGGTCTGGACGCTGCTCTCGCCCGCCGACTGTGTGGCGAAAAGCGTTTTCGCCGCCGACCTCCGCAAAAAATACGGCACTGTCGAAAACCTCAACGCCGTGTGGGGCTCGAAATTCCCGTCGTGGGAAGATTTCCTGAAAGTCTGCGCAAAGCCCCCGAAAGGCGCGTACGACGACTGCGTCGCTTTCTCCGAAAAAGTCATAGAAGAGTACTACAAGGTAATCCGCGACGAAGTGAAGGCCGCCGAACCCCAGCTTCTCTACATGGGTTGCCGTTTCGGCGGAGTGCCGAAATACAATCCGCAGGCGATGTACATCGGCGCGAAATACTGCGACGTCATCAGCTACAACATTTACCGCGACACCCTCGACGAACTCTCTCTGCCAGCGGGAATCGACAAGCCCATCATGATTGGAGAGTTCCATTTCGGCGCGCTCGACAGGGGCAAATTCCACACTGGCTTGGTTGCAAAAAACACGCAGGAGGAACGCGCTCAGGCATATTTCAACTACGTCGAATCGGCGCTGAAACACCCGCAGGTAATCGGCACGCACTGGCACCAGTTTGCCGATCAGGCGACGACAGGCAGATTCGACGGCGAAAATTTCCAAGTCGGCTTCACCGACATCTGCGACACTCCGTATTGGGAGACCGTCGATAAAGTCCGCGAAATCGGATACAAGATGTACAAGGTAAGAAGCGGCAAAGAAAAGTAA
- a CDS encoding TrpB-like pyridoxal phosphate-dependent enzyme, with the protein MSSQIKYILDEEKIPSNWYNIEADLKEHTPPPIDPTTGKPMDPAKLETIFAKGVLEQEMSRERYIPIPEPVREILRQWRPSPLYRARRLEKALKTPARIYYKFEGVSPSGSHKSNSALAQVFENKRCGTKFITTETGAGQWGSALSQACQIFGLHCRVFMVKCSFMQKPYRKAVMELFGGETIPSPSPYTEAGRAVLAKDPDCSGSLGIAISEAVEEAVKNPDTKYCLGSVLNHVLLHQTIIGEEALLQMEMANDYPDMIIGACGGGSNFAGIAFPFIGEMLRGGRKVDVLGVEPSACPSLTKGKYAYDFGDVAKMTPLMKMYTLGSSFIPPAVHAGGLRYHGMAPQISNIAKQGLMRARTVQQLDVFRDAVAFARSEGIIPAPESSHAISAAMDEARKCAETGEEKCILFNLSGHGHLDMTAYLDYFAGKLRNYDYPEQEIAMALSGLPVCNEK; encoded by the coding sequence ATGTCATCTCAAATCAAATACATTCTCGACGAGGAAAAAATCCCCTCAAACTGGTACAATATCGAAGCGGACTTGAAAGAGCACACGCCCCCGCCCATCGACCCGACTACGGGCAAACCGATGGATCCCGCAAAGCTCGAAACAATCTTCGCAAAAGGCGTGCTCGAACAGGAAATGTCGCGCGAACGCTACATTCCGATTCCCGAACCCGTCCGCGAAATCCTCCGCCAATGGAGACCCTCGCCGCTCTACCGCGCGCGCAGACTCGAAAAAGCCCTTAAAACGCCCGCCCGCATTTACTATAAATTCGAGGGCGTAAGCCCGTCCGGCTCGCACAAATCGAACAGCGCGCTCGCGCAGGTCTTCGAAAACAAAAGGTGCGGCACAAAATTCATCACGACCGAAACCGGCGCGGGCCAGTGGGGCTCCGCGCTCTCGCAGGCGTGCCAGATTTTCGGACTCCATTGCAGAGTCTTCATGGTGAAGTGCTCGTTTATGCAAAAGCCCTACCGCAAGGCGGTTATGGAGCTTTTCGGCGGCGAGACAATTCCCTCTCCCAGCCCCTACACGGAAGCGGGTCGCGCCGTCTTGGCAAAAGACCCCGATTGCAGCGGCTCGCTCGGCATAGCGATTTCGGAGGCGGTCGAAGAGGCGGTGAAAAACCCCGACACCAAGTACTGTCTCGGCTCGGTGCTTAACCACGTTCTGCTCCACCAGACGATTATCGGCGAGGAAGCCCTGCTCCAAATGGAAATGGCAAACGACTATCCCGACATGATTATCGGAGCGTGCGGCGGCGGCTCGAACTTCGCGGGCATCGCGTTCCCGTTCATCGGCGAAATGCTCCGCGGCGGACGCAAGGTAGACGTGTTGGGCGTTGAGCCTTCCGCGTGCCCCAGCCTCACAAAGGGCAAGTACGCCTACGACTTCGGCGACGTCGCGAAAATGACGCCTTTGATGAAAATGTACACGCTCGGCAGCTCGTTCATTCCCCCCGCAGTGCACGCGGGCGGACTGCGCTACCACGGCATGGCTCCGCAAATCAGCAACATCGCAAAACAGGGGCTTATGCGGGCGAGAACCGTCCAGCAGCTCGACGTTTTCCGCGACGCCGTCGCATTCGCGCGTTCCGAGGGAATCATTCCCGCGCCCGAATCTTCGCACGCGATTTCCGCCGCCATGGACGAAGCCCGCAAGTGCGCGGAAACGGGCGAGGAAAAGTGCATACTTTTCAATCTGTCGGGACACGGACACCTCGATATGACCGCATACCTCGACTATTTTGCGGGAAAACTCCGCAACTACGATTATCCCGAACAGGAAATCGCCATGGCGCTTTCGGGCTTGCCCGTCTGCAACGAAAAGTAG